One stretch of Bacteroidota bacterium DNA includes these proteins:
- a CDS encoding dipeptidase produces MEKVLAFIESNKDRYLSELKDFLAIPSVSSQSNHNGDIQLCAQWISDHVRTIGMQNIKIMPTPGHPVVYCDWLGAVGAPTVLLYGHYDVQPVDPLNLWTSPPFEMSVRGENIYARGSVDDKGQVFIHFKGIEAIMKHHGKLPVNIKMIIEGEEEIGSRNLEEFVRQNKELLKADLVLISDSSMYAKGVPSIAYGLRGLAYLEIEVTGPNRDLHSGTFGGAVHNPVQALSEMIASLHDKNNKVNIPGFYNDVRPLTKVERAAYKKLPHSDKAYAKDLGVKELWGEKGFSTHERTWARPTLEVNGMWGGYIGEGAKTVLPSKAFAKISCRLVPDQASSKISKLVVNHIKKVAPKSVDVKVKLHHGGEAAITPIDSPGVKAAVSALEKGFGKKPLYQREGGSIPIVVQFKKLLGLDTVLLGFGLPDENAHSPDEHINIDNFYGGIKTSVHFFHELPDFWKSRSKKKK; encoded by the coding sequence ATGGAAAAAGTTCTTGCATTTATCGAATCGAACAAAGACCGTTACCTTTCCGAACTTAAAGATTTCCTTGCGATACCCAGTGTCAGTTCTCAGTCAAATCATAATGGCGATATACAACTTTGCGCGCAATGGATTTCCGATCATGTGCGGACAATTGGGATGCAAAACATCAAGATCATGCCGACTCCAGGTCATCCGGTTGTGTACTGCGACTGGCTTGGCGCTGTAGGAGCACCGACGGTTCTATTATACGGTCACTATGATGTTCAACCGGTCGATCCGCTAAATCTTTGGACATCACCGCCGTTTGAGATGTCGGTCCGCGGAGAGAATATTTATGCGCGAGGATCGGTTGATGATAAAGGACAAGTGTTTATACACTTCAAAGGGATTGAAGCAATCATGAAGCATCACGGAAAACTTCCCGTGAATATCAAAATGATTATTGAAGGGGAAGAGGAGATCGGAAGCCGAAACCTTGAAGAATTTGTACGGCAGAACAAGGAATTGTTGAAAGCAGATCTCGTATTGATTTCCGATTCCTCCATGTATGCGAAAGGTGTTCCGTCAATTGCTTACGGACTTCGCGGTTTAGCATATCTCGAAATTGAAGTAACCGGACCAAACCGTGACTTGCATTCCGGAACATTTGGCGGTGCGGTTCACAATCCTGTTCAAGCATTAAGTGAAATGATCGCTTCTCTTCATGATAAAAATAATAAGGTGAACATTCCGGGTTTCTATAACGATGTTCGTCCATTAACCAAGGTTGAGCGTGCTGCGTATAAAAAATTGCCGCACAGCGATAAAGCGTATGCGAAAGATCTTGGAGTGAAGGAATTGTGGGGCGAAAAAGGATTTTCGACGCATGAACGGACCTGGGCGAGACCGACACTTGAAGTGAATGGAATGTGGGGTGGATATATCGGAGAAGGTGCAAAAACGGTTCTTCCGTCAAAAGCATTTGCAAAAATTTCTTGTCGATTGGTTCCGGATCAAGCCTCATCGAAGATCTCGAAACTCGTTGTCAACCACATTAAAAAAGTAGCTCCGAAATCAGTTGATGTGAAGGTAAAACTCCATCATGGCGGAGAAGCGGCCATTACTCCCATTGACTCTCCTGGTGTGAAAGCCGCCGTTTCCGCATTGGAAAAAGGATTCGGGAAAAAGCCGTTGTATCAACGTGAAGGAGGCTCCATTCCCATCGTAGTTCAATTCAAAAAATTGCTCGGGCTTGACACTGTCCTTTTAGGATTTGGGCTTCCAGATGAAAACGCACACTCTCCCGACGAACATATTAATATTGACAATTTCTATGGCGGGATAAAAACATCGGTGCATTTCTTTCATGAGCTGCCCGATTTTTGGAAATCGAGATCAAAAAAGAAAAAATAA
- a CDS encoding deoxyhypusine synthase has translation MKKKGLLQEVIKQVDATKFDSTPIIDAMRDMSFSSRDTARATDIFKKMIEHNGCTNALVLAGSTSAGGCMNIYSDMVKYNMVDMVVATGASIVDMDFFEALGFKHYKGTPFIDDNMLRNNYVDRIYDTYIDEQSLQVCDGTIFKIAESLEPRPYSSREFIYEMGKWCVKNAKKKNSLIQLAYENNVPIFCPAFSDSSAGFGLVKHQHERMKAGKPYMTIDSVKDFYELTQIKMKAKTSGLFMIGGGVPKNFIQDTVVCAEVLGVDVPMHEYAIQITVADVRDGACSSSTLKEASSWGKVKTTHEQMVYAEATTVVPLIFSYLYHNANWKKRKKYEWTKIFQK, from the coding sequence ATGAAGAAAAAAGGTTTACTACAAGAAGTCATAAAACAAGTCGATGCGACGAAGTTCGACTCGACGCCGATTATCGACGCCATGCGCGATATGTCGTTTAGTTCACGCGATACCGCTCGCGCAACCGACATTTTTAAGAAAATGATTGAGCATAATGGCTGCACGAATGCTCTGGTATTAGCGGGGAGCACCAGTGCAGGCGGATGTATGAATATTTATTCCGATATGGTGAAATATAACATGGTAGATATGGTTGTTGCGACTGGAGCATCCATTGTGGATATGGATTTTTTTGAAGCACTTGGTTTCAAGCATTATAAAGGAACTCCGTTCATTGATGACAATATGCTTCGGAATAATTATGTTGATCGTATCTATGATACGTATATTGATGAGCAGTCCTTGCAAGTGTGCGACGGCACCATTTTTAAAATTGCGGAATCTCTTGAACCGCGTCCATATTCATCCCGTGAATTCATCTATGAAATGGGAAAGTGGTGCGTAAAAAATGCGAAAAAGAAGAATTCCCTTATTCAATTGGCATATGAAAACAATGTGCCTATCTTTTGCCCGGCATTCTCAGATTCTTCGGCGGGATTTGGTTTGGTAAAACACCAGCACGAACGAATGAAAGCAGGCAAGCCGTATATGACGATTGATTCCGTGAAAGATTTCTACGAATTGACGCAGATTAAGATGAAGGCAAAAACCTCCGGTTTGTTCATGATTGGCGGCGGAGTACCGAAGAATTTCATTCAGGATACCGTTGTTTGTGCTGAGGTACTCGGTGTGGATGTTCCGATGCATGAATATGCGATTCAAATCACCGTTGCAGATGTTCGGGACGGTGCCTGTTCCTCTTCAACATTAAAAGAGGCAAGTTCGTGGGGTAAAGTAAAAACCACTCACGAGCAAATGGTGTATGCCGAAGCGACGACCGTTGTTCCGCTCATCTTCAGTTACCTCTACCATAACGCCAATTGGAAGAAGCGTAAAAAATATGAATGGACAAAAATATTTCAGAAATAG
- a CDS encoding multidrug efflux SMR transporter — protein MNWIILIIAGFFEVGFASCLGKAKETTGTTAMLWMVGFFVSLSISMFLLYKAAQSLPIGTAYAVWTGVGAVGTVLVGILVFKEPADFWRLLFLTTLIGSIIGLKIVSTQ, from the coding sequence ATGAATTGGATCATACTTATCATTGCCGGTTTTTTTGAAGTTGGTTTTGCCTCTTGTTTAGGGAAGGCAAAAGAAACAACCGGTACAACGGCAATGTTGTGGATGGTCGGTTTTTTCGTTTCTTTGTCAATCAGTATGTTTTTACTGTATAAAGCGGCTCAATCGCTTCCGATTGGGACTGCTTATGCTGTTTGGACAGGCGTCGGTGCAGTAGGAACTGTGCTGGTGGGTATTCTGGTATTCAAAGAGCCGGCAGATTTTTGGCGTTTATTGTTTTTAACAACTCTTATCGGTTCCATTATTGGTCTCAAAATAGTCTCGACACAATAA
- the rfaD gene encoding ADP-glyceromanno-heptose 6-epimerase: MIVVTGGAGFIGSAMIAKLNEKGESDILVVDELGTSSKWKNLVGKRFTDYIHKDNFIEMLLNDRLPKIEAIIHMGANSSTTEKDVDHLMENNYRYTRILAEWAIRKKARFIYASSGATYGDGMLGFSDDDGVSPTLVPLNAYGYSKQILDLWVLQHELQSKIVGIKFFNVFGPNEYHKGEMKSLVCKAYNQIQEIGKIRLFKSYKPEYKHGEQVRDFVYIKDCTEVLWWFLNSPKVNGIFNLGTGKARTWNDLAKAVFSALNIPPNIEYIEMPEEIRGAYQYHTEATITKLQSSGCPVQFRSLEESVKDYVQNYLHLNSKHL, from the coding sequence ATGATCGTCGTAACCGGTGGTGCAGGATTTATCGGCAGCGCAATGATTGCGAAACTCAACGAGAAAGGCGAGTCTGACATTCTGGTTGTGGATGAACTCGGTACGTCATCAAAATGGAAGAATCTTGTGGGGAAGCGTTTTACCGATTATATCCACAAGGACAACTTCATTGAGATGTTATTGAATGACCGTCTTCCAAAAATTGAAGCGATCATCCATATGGGAGCGAATTCCTCCACGACAGAAAAAGATGTTGACCACCTTATGGAGAACAATTACCGGTATACAAGAATTCTGGCAGAGTGGGCGATCAGAAAAAAAGCGAGATTCATTTACGCCAGCAGCGGCGCGACCTATGGCGATGGGATGCTTGGTTTTTCCGATGACGATGGAGTATCGCCTACGCTTGTACCGTTAAATGCGTACGGATATTCAAAACAGATATTGGATCTCTGGGTTCTTCAACACGAGTTGCAGAGTAAAATTGTTGGAATAAAATTCTTCAATGTCTTTGGCCCAAATGAATATCATAAAGGGGAGATGAAGAGTCTTGTCTGCAAAGCGTATAACCAAATTCAAGAAATTGGAAAGATTCGTCTGTTCAAATCCTACAAACCGGAATACAAACATGGCGAACAAGTGCGGGATTTTGTTTACATCAAAGATTGCACCGAAGTATTATGGTGGTTTTTGAATTCGCCAAAAGTGAATGGTATTTTCAATCTTGGAACAGGCAAAGCACGAACTTGGAACGATCTTGCGAAAGCAGTCTTTTCCGCATTAAACATTCCTCCAAACATCGAGTACATAGAAATGCCCGAAGAGATTCGCGGTGCCTATCAATATCATACAGAAGCAACAATCACAAAATTGCAGTCATCAGGCTGCCCCGTCCAGTTCCGTTCACTGGAAGAATCGGTGAAGGATTACGTACAAAACTATCTGCATCTAAATAGTAAACATCTTTAA
- the metG gene encoding methionine--tRNA ligase, whose protein sequence is MQNNFKRILVTSALPYANGHIHLGHLAGCYVPSDIYTRYQRLQHREVLHICGSDEHGVAITISAEREKTTPKAIVDKYHEANKTTFAQFGIQFDNYSRTSLPIHHETAKEFFLDLLKKGYLVSKEQEQFYDAEAKMFLPDRYVEGICPNCGYDKARGDQCDNCGKYYDQLELKEPKSLISGKTPVAKKTKHWYFTLGSFQSKLEEFVQGHSKDWKDNVLQQTRSWLKEGLQDRAVTRDLSWGIPVPIEGAEGKVIYVWFDAVLGYISSTKEWALKQGTPDKWKEFWQDPSTRYIAFLGKDNIVFHTIVFPAELMAKTGYILPDNVPANEFLNLEGGKFSKSRNNAIYVKDILEKYPADIFRYTIATNLPETKDSDFYWKDFQAKNNNELADIYGNFINRTITFVAKNFENKVPVRGAENDRDKEILAYVQSAPKRIGDLIEQFKFRDATMEMMNVARAANKYFNDSEPWKTFKSNPEQCGTTLNICLNIVRSLAILFAPVVPFSSDKVWKMLNQNGSISNEQWSTAGASQLTETHQLGQSEILFTKIEDSTIEQELEKLAVPTGTTTEATPATSTYTPLKAQITYDDFSKIDFRTAKVVEAIPVPKSKKLLQLQIDLGFEKRQIVAGIAEKVTPEQLIGKTIIVVANLAPAKLMGVESNGMLLATAADGENFALLTSSKDVETGIGIK, encoded by the coding sequence ATGCAAAATAATTTTAAACGAATTTTAGTTACATCCGCTTTACCATACGCGAACGGCCATATCCATTTGGGTCATTTGGCAGGATGTTACGTTCCGTCGGATATTTATACACGATATCAGCGATTGCAGCATCGTGAAGTGCTTCACATTTGCGGTTCCGATGAACACGGTGTTGCGATTACTATTTCCGCTGAAAGAGAAAAAACCACACCAAAAGCAATTGTTGACAAGTACCATGAAGCAAACAAGACAACATTTGCGCAGTTTGGTATTCAGTTTGATAACTATTCCCGCACATCGCTTCCAATCCATCACGAAACTGCAAAAGAATTTTTTCTTGATCTATTAAAGAAAGGTTACCTTGTCTCAAAGGAACAAGAACAATTCTATGACGCCGAAGCGAAGATGTTCCTTCCTGACCGTTACGTTGAGGGAATTTGTCCGAACTGCGGTTATGATAAAGCTCGCGGTGACCAATGCGACAATTGCGGGAAGTATTATGATCAGTTGGAATTGAAGGAACCGAAGAGTTTAATTTCAGGGAAAACTCCCGTCGCGAAAAAAACGAAACATTGGTATTTCACCCTCGGAAGTTTTCAATCGAAACTGGAAGAATTTGTACAGGGGCATTCAAAAGATTGGAAAGATAATGTTCTTCAGCAGACACGCAGTTGGCTGAAAGAAGGATTGCAGGACCGAGCAGTGACTCGCGATTTAAGCTGGGGTATTCCGGTGCCGATTGAAGGTGCAGAAGGAAAAGTGATCTATGTATGGTTCGATGCCGTACTCGGGTATATCTCTTCAACAAAAGAATGGGCTCTGAAGCAAGGAACGCCAGACAAATGGAAAGAATTTTGGCAGGATCCATCAACACGGTATATCGCTTTCCTCGGGAAAGACAATATTGTTTTTCATACAATCGTTTTCCCGGCAGAACTAATGGCGAAAACAGGGTATATCCTTCCGGATAACGTTCCAGCGAATGAATTTTTAAACCTTGAAGGCGGGAAATTTTCGAAAAGCAGAAATAATGCAATTTATGTGAAGGATATTTTAGAGAAGTATCCTGCGGATATTTTTCGATATACCATCGCAACAAATCTCCCGGAAACCAAAGACTCGGATTTCTACTGGAAGGATTTTCAAGCAAAGAATAATAATGAACTGGCTGATATCTACGGAAATTTCATCAATCGAACCATCACATTTGTAGCGAAGAATTTTGAGAATAAGGTCCCTGTTCGTGGCGCAGAAAATGACCGGGACAAAGAAATTTTGGCGTATGTTCAATCAGCGCCAAAACGTATTGGGGATTTGATCGAGCAGTTCAAATTCCGGGATGCCACGATGGAAATGATGAATGTGGCTCGTGCAGCCAACAAGTATTTTAATGATAGCGAGCCGTGGAAAACATTCAAGTCAAATCCCGAACAGTGCGGTACCACATTAAATATTTGTCTTAACATTGTTCGTTCGCTGGCTATTCTTTTTGCTCCCGTAGTCCCGTTTTCTTCGGACAAAGTATGGAAGATGTTGAACCAGAATGGTTCTATCAGTAATGAACAATGGTCTACAGCGGGAGCATCACAACTCACTGAAACACATCAATTAGGTCAATCAGAAATTTTATTCACAAAAATTGAGGATAGTACAATCGAACAGGAACTTGAAAAACTCGCCGTACCGACCGGTACTACAACAGAGGCAACACCAGCGACCAGCACGTATACTCCGCTGAAAGCGCAAATTACATACGATGATTTTTCGAAAATTGATTTCCGTACCGCTAAAGTTGTTGAAGCAATACCGGTTCCAAAATCAAAAAAATTATTGCAGCTACAAATTGATTTAGGATTTGAAAAACGCCAAATTGTAGCCGGTATAGCTGAAAAAGTGACGCCCGAACAATTAATTGGTAAAACAATTATTGTTGTCGCCAATCTTGCCCCCGCAAAATTGATGGGTGTAGAATCGAACGGCATGCTATTAGCAACGGCAGCGGATGGTGAGAATTTTGCGTTATTAACTTCTTCGAAAGATGTTGAAACAGGAATAGGAATAAAATGA
- a CDS encoding BamA/TamA family outer membrane protein: protein MKSFLSHSSVFFFLLIVILFISVCAAQTTETKTEVNSIDFTIDGSISKQEMLRQMTTLETPWGLWIFFNENIYQKIGAPREYFDPKLFNLDIAHLKDYLLDNGYFQHHIDTVFSFSEDRKYVDISIHLIENKRSLVDSVMILGIENIPPDIYNDVLQKSSVKAGDPYVKKNVVEAQSTILRLLMNSGYPKAFLDTVALLRYASTNNVSIKLKFNPGNRYIFGDVQIDRVEDDIDSAVIFRQMDFIPGEVFNEERRLISEQNLNRLGVFEFASVRQSQGIYDQSSDTIPMLISYRMLELQEITPEVLMFNEYGTFFSTGFGLSYKHRNLFGGAQNFSISSSARANKIEDLHIGRAISKGLAEPTLFGKADVQTQLTFPYFFSNKTSASITLTAEAEKQVDYDLNTLRAKFSFPTKLALYTLGITELNIERVDPNYRTAIAQGIRPDDSTKQFNVIESYTLQRDKTNNIFSPTSGFFHSISVEEAGVINVLAGGFNLPYSEYYKVTALIKHFFSSEEDLGSVYGFKLKGGIAQLYNLKNTTPVPLPRRFFVGGSGSVRAWKDRQLSSFGDTLKGGNVLIEGSLEIRSQMFPNGGKIFNVLELPRFWSVLFFDYGNTWYSASDISLNTVALAVGFGLRYETFVGPVRADVAWRLYDPQKPSGQQWLYEQAFFQNSFSIVNIGIGHAF from the coding sequence TTGAAGTCGTTCCTGTCACATTCATCCGTGTTTTTTTTCCTGTTGATCGTTATTCTGTTTATTTCTGTTTGTGCAGCACAAACAACGGAAACAAAAACAGAAGTGAATTCCATTGATTTTACTATTGATGGAAGTATCTCAAAACAGGAAATGCTTCGCCAAATGACAACATTGGAAACTCCGTGGGGCTTATGGATTTTTTTTAACGAGAATATCTATCAAAAGATCGGAGCACCACGCGAGTACTTTGATCCAAAGCTGTTTAATCTGGATATTGCTCACCTCAAGGATTATCTTCTCGATAACGGATATTTTCAGCATCATATCGACACTGTTTTTTCATTCTCCGAGGATCGGAAGTATGTTGACATCTCAATTCACCTGATAGAAAATAAACGTTCATTGGTGGATTCGGTAATGATTCTCGGTATCGAAAATATTCCACCAGATATCTACAACGATGTGCTGCAGAAATCTTCCGTAAAAGCCGGCGATCCCTATGTCAAAAAAAATGTGGTTGAAGCTCAATCAACTATTCTCCGGCTACTAATGAACTCAGGATACCCCAAAGCATTTTTAGATACGGTAGCGTTGCTGCGATATGCATCAACAAATAATGTATCCATTAAATTGAAATTCAATCCCGGTAATCGGTACATCTTCGGTGACGTTCAGATCGACCGAGTCGAAGATGATATTGACAGTGCCGTGATATTTCGACAAATGGATTTCATACCGGGTGAAGTGTTCAATGAAGAACGACGGTTGATCAGCGAACAAAATTTAAACAGGCTCGGTGTATTTGAATTTGCAAGTGTTCGCCAGTCGCAGGGAATATACGATCAATCATCCGATACGATTCCGATGTTGATATCGTACCGGATGCTGGAATTGCAGGAAATAACTCCTGAAGTGCTGATGTTTAACGAATACGGTACATTTTTCTCGACCGGCTTCGGTCTTTCGTACAAACACCGAAATCTTTTCGGAGGGGCACAAAATTTTTCCATTTCGTCCAGTGCCCGTGCAAATAAAATTGAAGATTTACATATTGGCAGAGCAATATCAAAAGGGTTGGCCGAACCAACATTGTTCGGTAAAGCTGATGTCCAAACGCAGCTGACATTCCCGTATTTTTTTAGCAATAAAACAAGCGCATCCATTACGCTGACAGCAGAAGCGGAAAAGCAAGTCGATTATGATCTCAATACCCTCCGCGCAAAGTTCTCCTTTCCTACAAAACTTGCATTATATACATTGGGAATAACGGAACTGAATATTGAACGTGTCGATCCTAATTATCGCACTGCCATTGCGCAGGGAATCCGACCGGATGATTCCACAAAACAATTCAATGTGATTGAATCGTATACTCTGCAGCGCGACAAGACCAACAATATTTTTTCTCCCACCTCCGGATTCTTTCATTCCATCTCGGTTGAAGAAGCTGGGGTGATTAATGTACTTGCAGGAGGATTTAATTTACCGTATTCAGAATACTATAAGGTGACCGCACTGATAAAACATTTCTTCAGCAGTGAGGAGGATCTTGGAAGTGTGTATGGTTTTAAATTAAAAGGGGGAATTGCACAGTTGTATAATTTAAAAAATACAACTCCTGTTCCATTGCCGCGAAGATTCTTTGTGGGTGGCAGCGGAAGCGTCCGAGCTTGGAAGGACAGACAGTTATCATCGTTCGGAGATACATTGAAAGGGGGAAATGTGCTGATTGAAGGGAGCTTGGAAATTCGTTCTCAAATGTTTCCCAATGGTGGTAAAATATTCAATGTTCTCGAACTCCCCCGGTTTTGGTCTGTCTTATTTTTCGATTATGGAAACACATGGTATTCTGCTTCCGATATTTCTTTGAATACTGTTGCATTGGCGGTCGGGTTTGGACTTCGGTATGAAACGTTTGTCGGTCCGGTCCGTGCTGATGTTGCGTGGAGATTGTACGATCCCCAAAAACCATCCGGACAACAATGGCTCTATGAGCAGGCGTTTTTCCAAAATTCATTTTCCATCGTCAATATTGGAATTGGGCATGCATTCTAA
- a CDS encoding DUF2795 domain-containing protein has protein sequence MIWTMELASYLDDAPWPATKEELIDYAIRTGSPPELIENLNELEDAEEPYESIEDIWPDYPTDGDFFYEDENDY, from the coding sequence ATGATTTGGACTATGGAACTGGCTTCGTATCTTGATGATGCTCCGTGGCCTGCTACAAAAGAGGAATTAATCGATTATGCAATTCGGACGGGTTCACCGCCGGAGTTAATTGAAAATTTGAATGAATTGGAAGATGCTGAAGAACCATATGAGAGCATAGAAGATATATGGCCAGATTATCCGACCGATGGTGATTTTTTTTACGAAGACGAAAACGATTACTAA
- a CDS encoding peptidoglycan DD-metalloendopeptidase family protein: MKRRKLFFYSDEYVSYVEAKRYRLKMTGMIALTTIIVVFGLGFVNNSYGDFLGLGIKTTGELSTENSLLKQQLKELNAKMDAYTSSLQSLAQSDNQLRSIVNLPKIDIETRQLGTGGSAIESYDGLISVDANALISSSQILLNKLDKEVAFQRSSYEQIFKQYENNKVVFSSMPAVKPMGGTYSYHGFGLRNDPIIGTIKRHEGVDIHNDIGTPVYATGDGIIEFTGPTGSGYGTAVEINHGYGYKSWYAHLSKCIARSGQKVKRGTLIAYSGNTGRSTGPHLHYEVIRHGEKQNPVEYFVDDVDYEKIRAQLVNKKN; this comes from the coding sequence GTGAAACGAAGAAAACTATTTTTCTACTCGGACGAGTATGTTTCGTATGTTGAGGCAAAAAGATACCGCCTTAAAATGACGGGTATGATTGCTTTGACAACGATCATCGTTGTATTTGGGTTGGGATTTGTGAATAACTCCTATGGAGATTTTCTTGGTCTCGGAATTAAAACGACCGGTGAGTTATCCACGGAAAACTCTCTCTTGAAACAACAATTGAAAGAGTTGAACGCAAAAATGGATGCGTATACCTCTTCGTTACAATCTCTAGCACAAAGCGATAATCAACTTCGTTCAATTGTTAACCTTCCGAAAATTGACATTGAAACTCGTCAGTTAGGAACGGGAGGATCTGCAATAGAGTCTTATGATGGATTGATTTCTGTCGATGCAAATGCCTTAATCAGTTCATCACAAATATTGTTGAACAAGCTCGACAAAGAAGTAGCGTTCCAACGATCAAGTTATGAACAGATTTTCAAACAATACGAAAACAATAAGGTTGTTTTCTCTTCCATGCCGGCAGTGAAACCGATGGGTGGGACGTATTCATATCATGGTTTCGGTTTGCGTAATGATCCTATTATCGGCACAATAAAACGTCACGAGGGAGTTGATATCCATAATGATATTGGCACACCTGTTTATGCAACCGGAGATGGAATTATAGAATTTACCGGACCAACCGGTAGTGGATATGGTACTGCGGTGGAAATTAATCACGGTTACGGTTATAAGAGTTGGTATGCGCATTTATCAAAGTGTATTGCAAGATCCGGTCAAAAGGTGAAACGCGGGACATTGATCGCATATTCAGGCAATACGGGCCGCTCAACCGGACCACATTTGCATTACGAAGTAATTCGTCATGGTGAAAAACAAAATCCTGTGGAATATTTCGTTGATGATGTTGATTACGAAAAGATCCGCGCACAGCTTGTTAACAAAAAAAATTAG
- the hprK gene encoding HPr(Ser) kinase/phosphatase, whose amino-acid sequence MALKIGKEYRKQDITVGFLFEKNKDRLKLEPLVNVGLDNKIKEKSIHRPGLALAGYVGLFTYDRVQVFGNTEIRYLKSMPLEKRVEAFSTLFKFEIPCIVITNKNPMDKELLKIAEDHNVPVFRTPFESTKLVYLLGDFLDDQFSQQSTIHGSFVDVYGIGLLIVGRSGIGKSEVALDLIERGHRLVSDDVVTITRKGENILIGTGTDLVKHFMEIRGLGLIDVQSIFGVRSIRFQKRIEVVVELMEWQPNGDFTRTGLDQDKVSIMDVEIPHIRLPIFPGKNVTVIAEVIALNYLSKHYGYDAAQEFSKKLEKVIQTKTKGHGKRSIDYFEHDFE is encoded by the coding sequence ATGGCATTAAAGATTGGGAAGGAGTATCGAAAACAAGATATCACCGTAGGGTTTTTGTTTGAAAAGAACAAAGATCGGTTAAAACTTGAACCATTAGTAAATGTTGGTCTGGATAATAAGATTAAAGAAAAAAGTATTCACAGACCCGGTCTGGCTTTGGCTGGCTACGTGGGACTTTTTACGTACGACCGCGTTCAGGTATTTGGAAATACCGAGATCCGGTATTTAAAAAGTATGCCGTTGGAAAAACGGGTGGAAGCATTTAGCACCTTATTCAAATTTGAAATTCCGTGCATTGTCATCACCAATAAAAATCCGATGGATAAGGAATTGCTGAAGATAGCGGAAGATCACAATGTTCCGGTATTCAGAACACCATTTGAAAGCACAAAACTTGTCTACCTGCTTGGAGATTTTCTCGATGATCAATTTTCGCAACAATCTACAATTCATGGTTCATTCGTGGATGTCTATGGTATCGGCCTGTTGATCGTCGGTCGATCCGGTATTGGAAAGAGTGAGGTTGCGCTCGATCTTATTGAGCGTGGCCATCGTTTGGTTTCAGATGATGTTGTGACAATTACGAGAAAAGGTGAAAATATCCTCATCGGTACGGGAACCGATCTGGTAAAGCATTTCATGGAGATTCGCGGTCTTGGTTTAATTGACGTGCAAAGTATCTTCGGCGTTCGTTCCATCCGATTTCAAAAACGAATTGAAGTGGTGGTGGAGTTGATGGAGTGGCAGCCAAACGGTGATTTTACTCGGACTGGATTGGATCAGGATAAAGTAAGCATTATGGATGTAGAAATACCGCATATACGTCTTCCTATATTCCCGGGAAAGAATGTCACCGTCATTGCGGAAGTGATAGCACTGAATTATTTATCGAAACATTACGGGTATGACGCCGCACAGGAATTCTCGAAAAAGTTGGAAAAAGTGATTCAGACGAAAACGAAAGGGCACGGAAAGCGCAGTATTGACTATTTTGAGCATGATTTTGAATGA
- the raiA gene encoding ribosome-associated translation inhibitor RaiA, producing MDMHITARHFKAHETLRTYAFDAINKLEKFYDGILSAKLILSYERSLNSIKAAELIVKVQGDILKSLEKSSEYQKSIDAAVSKIERQLLKHKSKKHEKQKTVIRTKTSKA from the coding sequence ATGGACATGCACATCACTGCCAGACACTTTAAGGCTCATGAGACACTGCGTACGTATGCGTTTGACGCGATCAATAAACTGGAAAAATTTTATGATGGGATCCTCAGCGCAAAACTTATTCTCAGTTATGAGAGGTCATTGAATAGCATTAAAGCAGCAGAATTGATTGTGAAAGTGCAAGGTGATATTTTAAAATCACTCGAAAAATCATCCGAATATCAAAAATCCATCGATGCTGCGGTCTCAAAAATTGAACGCCAATTGCTCAAGCATAAATCAAAGAAACACGAAAAACAAAAAACGGTTATTCGAACCAAGACATCGAAAGCATAA